Proteins from a genomic interval of Leptospiraceae bacterium:
- a CDS encoding site-specific DNA-methyltransferase encodes MPKDKLVHNYEVEQYVHADKTRLNNPEIGLVKPDKEETRNKKEYKFDPHLDPELQWAGKAERLSFEVPTVSLHVHERIDPKTIIESVKKEVEDEQPSLFATEKKPLRQAVEFYKHENRWSNRLVAGDSLLVMNSLLEKEGMGSKVQTIYFDPPYGIKYGSNFQPFVNKRDVKDGKDEDLTVEPEMIKAFRDTWELGIHSYLSYLRDRLTLAKDLLTDSGSIFVQISDENVHRVRLIMDEVFGAENFVKIIIVQKTGGLAQSLLPGTSDFIIWYSKDLKICKFNQIYLEKEIGLNTGYRYTELENGMRRTLTPSDRITSEMKIFQPTSLESANPYSEFSYDGKKYSQRWKTNSQGLSKLAKANRIFTSSSTLRYMRYYDDFPVIPVTNVWTDTGSGSFLEPNVYVVQTVTKVIQRCILMTSDPGDLVFDPTCGSGTTAYVAEQWGRRWITCDTSRVAISLAKQRLMTASFDYYELKDDKKGVTGNFKYKTVPHITLKSIANNGEIDVIHEKWEKILQPLRDEINKSSKKKYEEWEIPRIGEDIDEPPNWHGKKALSLYWEKKKLRQKDIDDSISRHADQETLVDQPIPDKKRTRVTGPFTVEAVPSPVVKALGEVNDEKPSMDSVDTSIVRTGATLKQSEWRSELARVGVRAKKGNKIEFAYLEVLAGTKYLHAVGETKEKNPKRVVVSFGPEFAPYDKALVELAIREAEKLRPKAEIILFCAFQFEEEAAKDIEETNWEGVTLLKAQMNTDLFVDDLKKKRSQNDSFWLIGQPDVVLREIKKGDHKGKYEIEVLGFDYYDPKTNEVKSGGKGEIAMWMLDSDYDGRSIFPKQVFFPLAGDKDGWAKLGRDLKADLDEELLEAFRTTVSLPFNPGKQIAVKIVDNRGIESIRVFRP; translated from the coding sequence ATGCCAAAAGACAAACTAGTTCACAATTATGAAGTAGAGCAATATGTTCACGCGGACAAGACAAGGTTGAACAATCCTGAAATCGGTCTTGTGAAACCTGATAAAGAAGAGACGCGAAATAAGAAGGAATACAAGTTTGATCCACACCTTGACCCTGAGTTGCAATGGGCGGGGAAAGCTGAGCGTCTGAGTTTTGAAGTCCCGACTGTTTCGCTTCATGTGCATGAAAGAATTGATCCTAAGACAATCATCGAATCGGTAAAGAAAGAAGTCGAAGACGAACAACCTTCTCTTTTCGCTACAGAGAAAAAACCTCTTCGTCAAGCTGTAGAATTTTACAAACATGAAAACCGTTGGTCGAATCGTCTAGTTGCGGGTGACTCGCTGTTAGTCATGAATTCTCTTTTAGAAAAAGAAGGCATGGGTTCCAAAGTCCAGACCATCTACTTCGATCCTCCCTATGGAATTAAATACGGCTCTAACTTCCAACCCTTCGTAAATAAACGAGATGTCAAAGACGGCAAAGACGAAGACTTAACCGTTGAGCCTGAAATGATTAAAGCATTCCGCGACACTTGGGAGCTTGGGATTCATTCTTATCTTTCTTATCTGCGTGATCGCCTAACGCTCGCAAAAGACCTGTTAACCGATAGCGGGAGTATCTTTGTGCAGATCTCGGATGAGAACGTGCATCGTGTTCGTTTGATTATGGATGAAGTGTTTGGTGCTGAGAATTTTGTTAAAATTATAATTGTTCAGAAAACGGGCGGTCTTGCACAATCATTATTACCCGGAACTTCTGATTTTATAATTTGGTATTCTAAAGATTTGAAAATTTGTAAGTTTAACCAAATATATTTAGAAAAAGAAATAGGATTAAATACTGGATACAGATATACTGAATTAGAAAATGGAATGCGTAGGACGTTAACACCTAGTGATAGAATAACTAGTGAAATGAAAATTTTTCAACCGACTTCTTTAGAATCAGCAAATCCGTATAGTGAGTTTAGTTATGATGGGAAAAAATATTCTCAGCGATGGAAAACTAATTCACAAGGTCTATCTAAGCTTGCAAAAGCTAATCGAATATTTACCTCATCTTCTACATTAAGGTATATGCGATATTATGACGACTTTCCCGTAATTCCTGTAACTAATGTTTGGACAGATACAGGATCAGGAAGTTTTCTGGAACCGAATGTCTACGTAGTTCAAACAGTCACAAAAGTAATACAACGCTGTATCCTCATGACGAGTGATCCGGGGGATTTGGTTTTTGATCCTACTTGCGGAAGTGGAACTACTGCCTATGTTGCCGAGCAGTGGGGGCGAAGATGGATTACCTGCGATACTTCGAGAGTTGCCATTAGCCTTGCTAAACAAAGACTCATGACTGCTAGTTTTGATTATTATGAATTAAAAGATGATAAAAAAGGAGTCACTGGAAATTTTAAATACAAAACAGTTCCTCATATCACTCTCAAGTCCATTGCCAATAACGGGGAAATAGATGTTATCCACGAGAAATGGGAAAAGATTCTGCAACCTCTACGGGATGAAATTAATAAATCTTCAAAAAAGAAATATGAAGAGTGGGAAATTCCCCGCATAGGAGAAGACATTGATGAGCCCCCAAATTGGCACGGGAAGAAGGCATTGTCTCTATATTGGGAAAAGAAAAAACTCAGACAAAAAGACATTGATGATTCCATCTCTCGCCACGCAGACCAAGAGACATTGGTAGACCAACCTATTCCCGATAAAAAAAGAACCCGCGTAACCGGACCCTTTACAGTCGAAGCAGTACCTTCTCCTGTAGTCAAAGCACTCGGAGAGGTAAATGACGAGAAGCCGTCTATGGATAGTGTAGATACTTCGATTGTCCGAACAGGTGCAACTTTAAAACAATCAGAATGGAGATCAGAGCTTGCCCGTGTGGGTGTTCGTGCTAAGAAAGGAAATAAAATAGAATTTGCTTATTTGGAAGTATTAGCAGGAACGAAATACCTTCATGCAGTCGGTGAAACAAAAGAGAAAAATCCGAAACGAGTTGTAGTTTCTTTTGGACCTGAATTTGCTCCTTATGATAAAGCGTTAGTCGAACTAGCTATTCGAGAAGCAGAGAAACTAAGACCTAAAGCAGAAATCATTTTATTTTGTGCCTTCCAATTTGAAGAAGAAGCCGCTAAGGATATCGAAGAAACAAACTGGGAAGGGGTTACTCTGCTTAAGGCGCAGATGAATACAGATTTGTTTGTGGATGACCTAAAAAAGAAACGCTCTCAGAATGATAGCTTCTGGTTAATCGGTCAACCGGATGTAGTTCTTCGTGAAATCAAAAAAGGCGATCACAAAGGTAAATACGAAATTGAAGTTCTTGGTTTCGATTACTATGATCCTAAAACCAATGAAGTCAAGTCTGGCGGCAAAGGGGAAATAGCCATGTGGATGTTAGATTCTGATTACGATGGAAGAAGTATTTTTCCAAAACAAGTTTTCTTCCCGTTAGCCGGTGACAAAGACGGTTGGGCAAAACTAGGACGTGATTTAAAAGCCGACCTAGATGAAGAATTACTAGAAGCATTTAGAACCACAGTCAGTCTTCCTTTTAATCCAGGAAAACAAATCGCAGTTAAGATTGTAGACAACCGAGGAATCGAAAGCATTCGGGTGTTTAGACCATGA
- a CDS encoding DEAD/DEAH box helicase family protein: MNKIDKLIINSPFEEPKHYWYYDNKSQKFSKEAGRRPAGYVIASESKSRNDMGKFVEIPLVNEIRPIIKTWKENGYSGISSISKKLLAHWNDVSVRKDSNVQFFFCQLEAIETLIWITESQSDQADAIRSKLKGDGGDFTRICSKMATGSGKTIIMAMIIAWQVLNKVSDSSSKNHSKNILLLAPNLTVRSRLAVLEPTHPKNYYDLFRIVPPELLEKLRLGNIKILNWHALAWDTEEKILKRKSVDKRGAKSDKAYAKEVLGEMAKAKDILVINDEAHHAWRMNPELKEKKIDKDQVAESTIWVGGLDRLHRSVGILKCFDLSATPFAPSGKKSDEEALFSWIVSDFGLNDAIECGLVKTPRVVVRDDGKDKKDYKSLLYHIYDNQEIREDLSQKREESDPLPNLVVQAYELLGIDWLKTKEDWAKNNSPVPPVMITIANRTETSARVEYAFRNKMFKFDLDDLCHPDKVLRIDSKILEATDKILEEGGTKQTTTSSEESDEDTDESKLSKKDQSLVIREKIDSIGQIGKAGEQIVNIISVAMLTEGWDAKNVTQIMGLRAFSSQLLCEQVIGRGLRRMSYDVDDDGLFTAEYVNVFGVPFAFLPHEESEDGEGKSTSASKKVGNIAPDPEKAEHEISWPNILRVSSSLKPVLTVNWKDVATLTLNPFDVITNAELAAMIDGKPNLSLVTEIDLQRVIDKYRIQTMIFKIGKNIFDSEKKRWKGNPDYLLSQIIKLTEEFLSSDKIKINSEVYSRDENKRKLILIVNMDKIIRHLMQVIKEENTTEYELVFDDQKPMRSTADLWSYNTTRTCENYSKTHINLTVYDSQWEQFAAQRLQKNKNVISFVKNDHLNFFIPYQFNGASRKYYLDFIIKLKSGEMLLLEIKGQRTEESDEKAKAALDWVKAVNSQASFGKWRYAVAYQREEIDDILESGLWDGGES, from the coding sequence ATGAATAAAATTGACAAGCTGATTATCAATTCTCCGTTCGAGGAACCTAAGCATTATTGGTATTACGATAATAAGAGCCAGAAATTTTCAAAAGAAGCAGGGAGAAGACCTGCGGGTTATGTAATTGCCTCCGAATCTAAATCCCGTAACGATATGGGAAAGTTTGTAGAAATTCCATTAGTCAATGAAATTCGTCCTATCATCAAAACATGGAAAGAGAACGGCTATTCTGGAATATCCTCTATCAGTAAAAAGCTATTAGCCCATTGGAATGATGTATCTGTCAGAAAAGATTCAAATGTTCAATTTTTCTTTTGTCAACTAGAAGCAATTGAAACTTTGATTTGGATTACTGAATCCCAATCCGACCAAGCAGATGCAATCAGAAGTAAACTAAAAGGAGACGGTGGAGACTTTACTAGAATCTGTTCGAAGATGGCGACTGGCTCTGGTAAGACAATCATCATGGCGATGATTATTGCCTGGCAAGTTTTAAACAAGGTTTCTGATTCTTCTTCTAAAAATCATTCTAAGAACATACTCTTATTAGCCCCTAATCTTACAGTCAGAAGTAGGCTTGCCGTTCTTGAGCCAACGCATCCTAAGAATTACTATGATTTATTTAGAATCGTCCCTCCTGAACTTCTAGAAAAATTGCGACTGGGAAATATAAAGATTTTAAACTGGCACGCTCTCGCTTGGGATACAGAAGAAAAAATTCTAAAACGTAAGTCTGTAGACAAACGTGGAGCTAAGAGCGATAAGGCGTATGCAAAAGAAGTCCTTGGAGAAATGGCTAAAGCAAAAGATATACTTGTCATCAACGATGAAGCACATCATGCTTGGAGAATGAATCCAGAATTAAAAGAAAAGAAAATTGATAAAGACCAAGTAGCGGAGTCTACTATCTGGGTTGGTGGATTAGATAGACTTCATAGAAGTGTTGGAATTTTAAAATGCTTTGACCTATCGGCAACTCCATTTGCCCCCTCTGGAAAAAAGTCGGACGAAGAAGCGCTTTTTAGTTGGATAGTAAGTGACTTCGGTTTAAATGATGCCATCGAATGCGGACTTGTAAAAACTCCAAGAGTAGTTGTAAGAGACGATGGAAAGGATAAGAAGGATTATAAATCTCTTCTCTATCATATCTATGACAACCAAGAGATACGAGAAGACCTTTCACAGAAACGAGAAGAAAGTGATCCACTTCCTAACCTAGTTGTGCAAGCATACGAGCTTCTAGGAATAGATTGGCTTAAAACAAAAGAAGATTGGGCTAAGAACAATTCGCCTGTTCCTCCCGTAATGATTACCATTGCGAACAGAACAGAAACTTCAGCACGAGTAGAATATGCATTTAGGAATAAAATGTTTAAATTTGATTTAGATGATCTCTGTCATCCTGATAAAGTTTTACGGATTGATTCTAAAATATTAGAAGCCACAGATAAAATTTTAGAAGAAGGTGGAACGAAACAAACTACAACAAGTTCAGAAGAGAGCGATGAAGATACAGATGAATCTAAACTTTCTAAGAAAGACCAGAGTTTAGTAATCCGAGAAAAGATTGATAGCATCGGTCAAATAGGAAAAGCAGGTGAGCAGATAGTTAATATTATCTCCGTTGCCATGCTTACAGAAGGTTGGGATGCAAAGAACGTCACGCAAATCATGGGATTACGCGCGTTTTCCAGTCAATTGCTTTGCGAACAAGTCATTGGTCGGGGTTTACGTAGAATGTCTTATGACGTAGACGATGATGGATTATTCACAGCCGAGTATGTAAATGTTTTCGGAGTTCCCTTTGCTTTTCTTCCTCATGAAGAATCAGAAGATGGAGAAGGAAAATCTACATCTGCCTCTAAGAAAGTAGGAAACATAGCACCCGACCCTGAAAAAGCAGAGCATGAAATTTCATGGCCTAATATTCTTCGAGTGAGTTCATCTTTAAAACCAGTGCTCACTGTAAATTGGAAAGATGTGGCTACTCTAACATTAAACCCGTTTGATGTGATTACAAACGCGGAGCTTGCCGCAATGATTGATGGAAAGCCAAATCTTTCTTTAGTAACCGAAATTGATTTACAAAGAGTAATTGATAAGTATAGAATTCAGACAATGATTTTTAAAATAGGAAAGAATATATTTGATTCTGAAAAGAAACGCTGGAAGGGTAATCCTGATTATCTGCTTTCTCAAATCATTAAGTTAACAGAAGAATTCTTATCTTCCGATAAAATCAAAATCAATTCGGAAGTTTATTCCCGCGATGAAAATAAAAGAAAATTAATTCTAATAGTCAACATGGATAAAATTATCCGTCATCTCATGCAAGTAATCAAAGAAGAAAATACAACCGAATACGAATTAGTTTTTGATGACCAAAAGCCAATGCGCTCTACTGCCGATCTCTGGTCTTACAACACAACAAGAACCTGCGAGAATTACAGTAAAACCCATATTAACCTCACTGTATACGACAGCCAATGGGAACAATTCGCCGCACAAAGACTCCAAAAGAATAAAAACGTTATTTCGTTTGTAAAAAATGACCATTTGAATTTCTTCATCCCCTACCAATTCAACGGAGCTTCTAGAAAGTATTACTTAGATTTTATAATCAAACTAAAATCCGGTGAAATGTTACTCCTTGAAATTAAAGGGCAAAGAACAGAAGAATCCGACGAAAAAGCTAAAGCTGCCCTCGACTGGGTAAAGGCTGTTAACTCCCAAGCAAGCTTCGGCAAATGGCGTTATGCTGTAGCTTATCAAAGGGAAGAGATTGATGATATTTTGGAGAGTGGGTTGTGGGACGGGGGAGAGTCATAG
- a CDS encoding DUF3800 domain-containing protein — protein sequence MYILYMDESGDPGFDIADQDESRKASMHYVLSGIIIPITEWRTYLNSIVEIKRNLKKEYDIPIRAELKGSELINPRKNIFIKDINRLGRTKIYYSIFQEIASQFNKARIINIAVKKDQVSPAKYKDIQETTWKYMIERYNIFLKKMNSFGIVISDDTNEPKLRKLMRKMRVYNPVNSHYSQSSYPATVNQIIEDPFCRNSEHSFFIQIADLISHSLYRKLYPKGSYRKYNIDKIFDSLDSLLLKEATKKNEQGIVFL from the coding sequence ATGTATATTCTCTACATGGATGAATCCGGTGATCCGGGATTTGATATAGCAGACCAAGATGAATCGAGGAAAGCATCTATGCATTATGTGCTATCTGGTATTATTATACCTATAACAGAATGGAGAACCTATCTAAATTCGATTGTAGAAATTAAGAGAAATTTAAAGAAGGAATATGATATTCCAATACGTGCCGAGCTAAAAGGTTCTGAATTAATTAATCCAAGAAAAAATATTTTTATTAAAGATATTAACCGCCTAGGAAGAACTAAAATCTATTATTCGATTTTCCAAGAAATTGCTTCTCAATTCAATAAAGCTCGGATTATAAATATTGCAGTTAAAAAAGATCAGGTCTCACCAGCGAAATATAAAGATATTCAAGAAACTACGTGGAAGTATATGATTGAGCGATATAATATTTTTTTAAAGAAAATGAATTCTTTTGGAATTGTAATTTCAGACGATACAAATGAACCTAAGTTAAGAAAATTAATGCGTAAGATGCGAGTTTACAATCCGGTTAATAGCCATTATTCGCAATCATCTTATCCCGCTACAGTGAATCAAATTATTGAAGACCCTTTTTGCAGAAATTCCGAGCATTCCTTCTTTATACAAATTGCTGATTTGATTTCGCATTCTTTGTATAGAAAGCTTTATCCAAAAGGCAGCTATAGGAAATACAATATAGATAAAATTTTTGATAGCCTAGATTCGTTGTTATTGAAGGAAGCAACTAAAAAGAATGAGCAAGGGATTGTGTTCTTATGA
- a CDS encoding ParA family protein, which translates to MAKIISIVNFKGGVGKTTITVNLAAALAKFHNKRVLIIDMDPQMNATGYCLNLNERWDFILSNRKNIYFAMQDWVTKGTSSFNIDNYIIKSVFEEKGKQILPTLDLLPGAVDMIEANKIYRAQKNKGLMWEFILSDIIKTTNEYDFILIDTSPSLGGETKNAIIASHGFIVPFTPEPFVQLGLEVLIKCLHQISFKHETYKKIHLQFLGVVFTKYMSRLTIHKSYINNCIERLSAPHMIHYGFNPKDDNIFHTKLSNKSAYLKSVRDNSPMCFSKDAVARKEIQDLTEELINRIGG; encoded by the coding sequence ATGGCAAAAATAATTTCAATTGTAAACTTTAAAGGTGGTGTAGGAAAGACTACTATTACAGTGAACTTAGCAGCAGCGCTTGCTAAATTTCATAACAAAAGAGTTTTGATTATAGATATGGACCCACAAATGAATGCGACTGGGTATTGTTTGAATCTAAATGAACGATGGGATTTCATTCTATCGAATCGAAAAAATATTTATTTTGCAATGCAGGACTGGGTAACAAAAGGAACGTCTTCTTTTAATATAGATAATTATATTATCAAGTCTGTCTTTGAAGAGAAAGGCAAACAAATATTACCCACATTAGATTTATTGCCTGGAGCAGTAGACATGATTGAGGCTAATAAAATTTATAGGGCGCAAAAGAATAAAGGGCTGATGTGGGAATTTATTCTATCTGATATAATTAAGACAACGAACGAATATGATTTTATTTTAATAGATACTTCTCCCAGCTTAGGTGGAGAAACTAAGAATGCAATCATTGCAAGTCATGGATTTATCGTTCCCTTTACTCCTGAACCATTTGTTCAATTAGGCTTAGAGGTTTTAATAAAATGCCTTCACCAAATATCCTTTAAACACGAAACATATAAAAAAATTCATCTGCAATTTTTAGGTGTTGTGTTCACAAAATATATGTCAAGGCTTACCATTCATAAAAGCTATATAAATAATTGTATAGAAAGACTCTCTGCACCTCATATGATTCACTATGGCTTTAATCCAAAAGATGATAATATATTTCACACCAAGCTTTCTAATAAAAGCGCGTATTTAAAATCAGTAAGAGATAATTCTCCTATGTGTTTTTCAAAGGATGCAGTTGCTAGAAAAGAAATCCAAGATTTGACAGAAGAGTTAATAAATAGGATAGGAGGATAA
- a CDS encoding SpoIIE family protein phosphatase has product MDWLLFSYYSPGVFFDALITIIIIIFLLLKKEKVRSTYWLAGFFIGEMFLFTAYTASYSIFAPFASYHRYFSCLVMFGNACLVGFSYYYPKNDRPKEAKFVISLSFILAAITYIHFVLNTLPMEKIYSFKAQIYTFDFGKEVGLVIVLLFVIPVVNLCRKTIRYSEYNGLFSRWLGKPSSIVGYPLHFLSRFFVGVIKIVNPKGKSAESTRDFAIPIFIHILIALLNVLVKSDRISYDLYALLFSISTMIVIYYIALVYINNSPEPTTFMVKLVGISLGAILFVLGFVGEITLSESESNYNDKRILQVNQTRLALAQGNWENLPSDVEYVLVKPSDASLYTGDCEILFTRNPNLNMDEIKKGEEIEKRNLLKETKSRIKEKNLSEEEKEFKALELISRIEVPELKRLYRNANFQFYTHFDFIEDAKRFEVGFSYLEYRNNIHSSSRKIIYAMLLVLILVLVIFPFLFKSSLVSPLNKLLTGVRKVNDGDLTVQVPIKSYDEIGFLAMSFNSMVKSIRQAREELQDYADNLENKVVERTREVREKMELIESLKIQQDGDYFLTSLLAKPLFYNANKSKIVKTEFIIKQKKQFEFKRKQADLGGDICITGNLRLGTKERFKRYTMAMNGDAMGKSMQGAGGSLVMGVVMNSIMARSASQNKILNQTPQEWLFQVYSEIHSVFKSFNGSMVISAVIFIIEDETGKAYYINAEHPYSVLYRDEKATFIEEGIQLRKIGFDSENEFRVDSIQLERGDVIILGSDGRDDIDLTPNEPNRTINEDETIFLGFVEKAKTNLDAIVESINSLGNIIDDLSLLRIGYKEDYAQEPESYPEIGIHTSSDITVHVNPDGSTNTTTDIHTNIGLDTENAYQEGKILANKNRFPEAISILYNAFILDRTHPELSRLLGVLCYKTKEYRKAIEVLKSYTSQFEREEELLYYLAISYKKLEQYKDSLSVSMLLERINPRFVKNLLNLADTYRFLHDKENAILYSRKVLEKEPENEIARKILDVVSNQT; this is encoded by the coding sequence ATGGATTGGTTATTATTTTCTTATTATTCCCCCGGTGTGTTTTTTGATGCATTAATCACAATTATCATTATTATATTTTTACTCTTAAAAAAAGAAAAAGTTCGCTCAACTTACTGGTTAGCCGGATTTTTTATTGGAGAGATGTTTTTATTTACTGCATACACTGCATCTTATTCTATATTTGCTCCATTTGCTTCCTACCATAGATATTTTTCTTGTTTGGTAATGTTTGGAAATGCATGTCTTGTAGGTTTTTCTTACTATTACCCTAAGAACGATAGACCCAAAGAAGCAAAGTTTGTAATTTCTCTTTCTTTTATTTTGGCGGCGATTACATATATACATTTCGTTTTGAATACTCTTCCTATGGAAAAAATCTATAGTTTCAAAGCGCAAATTTATACTTTTGACTTTGGGAAAGAAGTTGGTCTTGTTATCGTTTTACTATTCGTTATCCCAGTAGTCAATCTTTGCAGGAAAACGATTCGTTATTCTGAATACAATGGATTATTTTCTAGGTGGTTAGGGAAACCTTCGTCTATCGTAGGTTATCCCCTACATTTCCTATCCCGCTTTTTTGTTGGCGTTATAAAAATTGTAAATCCAAAGGGAAAATCCGCAGAGTCTACTCGTGATTTTGCGATTCCAATTTTTATACATATTTTAATTGCATTACTCAATGTACTGGTAAAATCAGATCGGATTTCTTATGATTTATACGCATTATTATTTTCTATTTCAACTATGATTGTGATATACTATATCGCTTTGGTTTATATTAATAACTCACCTGAGCCGACTACATTTATGGTAAAACTCGTAGGGATTTCTCTTGGGGCAATTTTATTTGTATTGGGTTTTGTGGGAGAAATTACTCTCTCTGAAAGTGAGAGTAATTATAACGATAAGCGGATACTGCAAGTTAACCAAACAAGACTTGCATTGGCACAGGGAAATTGGGAGAATTTACCCTCTGATGTAGAGTATGTTTTAGTTAAACCTTCTGATGCGTCTTTGTATACAGGTGATTGCGAAATTCTATTTACTCGAAATCCAAACCTGAATATGGATGAAATAAAAAAAGGTGAGGAAATTGAAAAGAGAAATTTACTGAAAGAAACAAAGTCCAGAATCAAAGAGAAAAACTTATCAGAAGAAGAAAAAGAATTTAAAGCATTAGAACTTATTTCCAGAATAGAAGTGCCGGAATTAAAACGATTATATAGAAATGCAAATTTTCAATTTTATACTCATTTCGATTTTATAGAAGATGCTAAACGTTTTGAAGTTGGTTTTAGTTATTTAGAATATAGAAATAATATCCACAGTTCTTCTCGGAAAATTATCTATGCAATGCTCTTGGTTTTAATACTTGTATTAGTTATCTTTCCTTTTCTTTTTAAATCAAGCCTTGTTAGCCCTCTCAATAAACTACTCACTGGAGTAAGAAAAGTAAACGATGGAGATTTGACAGTACAAGTTCCGATTAAATCCTATGACGAAATTGGTTTTTTAGCAATGTCGTTTAACTCAATGGTAAAGTCCATACGTCAAGCGCGAGAAGAGCTCCAAGATTATGCGGATAACCTAGAAAACAAAGTAGTAGAAAGGACACGTGAAGTAAGAGAAAAAATGGAACTCATTGAATCTCTAAAAATTCAGCAAGACGGAGACTATTTTCTTACATCTCTCTTGGCAAAACCACTTTTTTACAATGCAAATAAATCTAAAATCGTAAAAACTGAATTTATTATAAAACAAAAGAAACAGTTTGAATTCAAACGTAAACAAGCTGACTTAGGTGGAGATATTTGTATTACAGGCAACTTACGATTAGGCACTAAAGAAAGATTTAAACGTTATACGATGGCAATGAATGGAGACGCTATGGGAAAATCCATGCAAGGAGCAGGCGGATCTCTTGTAATGGGTGTCGTGATGAATTCAATTATGGCGAGGTCTGCTTCTCAAAATAAAATTTTAAATCAGACTCCTCAAGAATGGCTATTTCAAGTATATTCCGAAATTCATTCTGTATTTAAATCATTCAACGGAAGTATGGTTATTTCTGCTGTAATATTTATTATCGAAGATGAAACCGGAAAGGCATATTACATAAATGCAGAACATCCGTATTCTGTTTTATATAGAGATGAAAAGGCTACATTTATTGAGGAAGGAATTCAACTTAGAAAAATTGGTTTTGATTCCGAAAATGAATTTCGGGTGGATTCGATACAATTAGAAAGAGGAGATGTAATCATTTTAGGATCGGACGGAAGGGATGATATTGATTTAACTCCAAATGAACCAAACAGAACCATCAATGAGGATGAAACTATATTTTTAGGATTTGTAGAAAAGGCGAAAACAAACTTAGATGCGATTGTAGAAAGTATAAATTCTCTTGGGAATATAATTGATGACCTTTCCTTACTTCGAATTGGGTATAAAGAAGATTATGCGCAGGAACCAGAGAGTTATCCGGAAATAGGAATTCATACTAGTTCTGATATAACAGTCCATGTAAATCCAGACGGATCAACAAATACAACAACTGACATCCATACAAATATTGGACTCGATACAGAAAATGCATACCAAGAAGGAAAAATACTCGCTAATAAAAATCGTTTTCCTGAAGCGATTTCCATTCTATACAATGCGTTTATCTTGGACAGAACACACCCAGAGCTAAGTCGGTTACTTGGTGTTTTGTGTTACAAAACCAAAGAATACAGAAAAGCAATTGAAGTTTTAAAATCTTATACTTCTCAGTTCGAAAGAGAAGAAGAATTATTGTATTATTTAGCTATTTCCTATAAAAAATTGGAGCAGTACAAAGATTCTTTATCTGTATCTATGCTTTTAGAAAGAATCAATCCGCGATTTGTAAAAAATTTATTAAACCTAGCAGATACATATCGATTCTTACACGATAAAGAAAATGCAATATTGTATTCTCGAAAAGTATTAGAAAAAGAACCAGAGAATGAAATAGCACGAAAAATACTCGATGTAGTTTCAAATCAAACGTAA
- a CDS encoding dihydrofolate reductase → MTLSIIVACTENYVIGANNSMPWHLPADLKHFKSLTTGHTIIMGRKTYESIGKPLPNRRNLVISRNSLFKADGVEIFSSLESAIENSREEDECFLIGGGELYKKAIVFADRIYLTRIHTNLEGDTFFPEINLDKWKLSSESFLAKDDKNSYDLNFQLYEKIS, encoded by the coding sequence ATGACTTTATCCATAATAGTAGCCTGTACAGAGAACTATGTAATTGGTGCGAATAATTCTATGCCCTGGCATCTTCCTGCTGACTTAAAACATTTTAAATCATTGACAACAGGTCATACGATCATAATGGGAAGAAAAACCTATGAGTCGATTGGAAAACCTTTGCCCAATCGACGCAATTTAGTAATTAGCCGCAATTCCTTATTTAAAGCTGATGGTGTAGAAATTTTTTCTTCCTTGGAAAGCGCGATCGAAAATTCCCGAGAAGAGGATGAGTGTTTTTTAATCGGAGGTGGGGAACTCTACAAAAAAGCAATTGTATTTGCAGATAGAATTTATCTAACCCGAATTCATACAAATTTAGAAGGAGATACATTTTTTCCAGAAATAAATTTGGATAAATGGAAACTGTCCTCAGAGTCTTTTTTAGCAAAAGATGATAAAAACTCATATGATCTAAATTTTCAATTATACGAAAAAATTTCATAA